In one window of Mercurialis annua linkage group LG4, ddMerAnnu1.2, whole genome shotgun sequence DNA:
- the LOC126678259 gene encoding uncharacterized protein LOC126678259, which yields MKNLIVSKRLCAMGILETRVRPVNFDKVWRSCKLPNWNVINNNSFSELGRIWIVFNLVVIQISNVTYSAQCIHCDVKWEDNELFWSVAYGSNDEHTRKDLWRKLKNFRSHNKGAWLVMGDFNAISNAGEKIGGNDSFEHSGEEFLQCINDCNLSELKKSGCEFTWTNNQAGEARIWRKLDRALINYEWLDRYGDSDYVALNTGVSDHSPLIVSINKKEAWNMEVAGCAMFRLVQKLKNLKTRLKDLNLNHFSGISLKVKESRKLLEELQNNLQKNPLNEDLLLEERAVSIHYRNCLCAEEKFLKQKSRISWLKLGDSNNKFFHNSVKVRRCRNRITNLIDANGNELKSQEDISSAMVDFYEKLFGKSNQRMHIDPNIIDRGPKLGENDFISFVLEVTSEEIKNAMFSINGEKAPWPDGYSSLFFQKNWAIVGGDVIEAVKEFFYTGKLLGQVNATSLSIIPKTSSPSSLNDYRPIACCNVLQCAFIPGRRIIDNVLLAHELVHDYHNDRGVASCAMKVDLRKAYDTIEWDFLEEMLLGLHFLRRFID from the exons ATGAAAAATCTGATTGTGAGTAAGAGGTTATGTGCTATGGGGATTTTAGAAACAAGAGTAAGGCCAGTTAACTTTGATAAGGTGTGGAGGAGTTGTAAGCTTCCTAATTGGAATGTCATAAATAATAATAGCTTTTCTGAATTAGGCAGAATCTGGATTGTTTTTAATCTTGTTGTAATTCAAATAAGTAATGTTACTTACTCAGCCCAATGTATTCATTGTGACGTCAAATGGGAGGATAATGAGTTATTTTGGTCTGTTGCTTATGGATCAAATGATGAGCATACCAGGAAAGATCTTTGGAGGAAGCTAAAAAATTTTAGATCTCATAACAAAGGAGCTTGGTTGGTCATGGGAGATTTTAATGCTATCTCTAATGCAGGGGAAAAAATTGGGGGCAATGACAGTTTTGAACATAGTGGAGAGGAGTTTCTACAATGCATTAATGACTGTAATCTCAGTGAACTAAAGAAATCTGGGTGTGAATTTACCTGGACTAACAATCAAGCTGGAGAAGCCAGAATCTGGAGGAAATTAGACAGGGCTTTGATTAACTATGAGTGGTTAGATAGATATGGAGATTCAGACTATGTGGCTCTAAATACAGGGGTTTCTGACCACTCCCCTTTGATAGTCTCTATTAACAAGAAAGAGGCTTGGAATATGGAGGTTGCAGGGTGTGCCATGTTCAGACTGGTGCAGAagcttaaaaatttaaaaaccagATTAAAAGATCTAAACCTCAACCACTTCTCTGGGATATCTCTTAAAGTTAAGGAGAGTAGGAAGCTACTAGAGGAGTTACAGAACAATCTTCAGAAGAATCCTTTAAATGAGGACTTGCTTTTGGAGGAAAGAGCAGTTTCTATTCATTATAGGAATTGTCTATGTGCAGAAGAAAAGTTTCTTAAACAAAAGTCTAGAATCTCTTGGTTGAAGCTAGGAGACAGCAATAATAAATTCTTCCATAACTCTGTTAAAGTCAGAAGATGTAGAAACAGAATTACAAATCTTATTGATGCTAATGGAAATGAGCTGAAGTCTCAGGAAGATATAAGCTCTGCAATGGttgatttttatgaaaaattattcGGGAAGTCTAATCAGAGAATGCACATAGATCCCAACATCATTGATAGAGGTCCTAAACTGGGAGAGAATGACTTTATCAGTTTTGTTTTAGAAGTTACCTCAGAAGAGATTAAAAATGCTATGTTCTCCATAAATGGGGAAAAAGCCCCATGGCCAGATGGATACTCCAGTCTGTTCTTTCAGAAGAATTGGGCTATAGTGGGTGGAGATGTCATTGAAGCTGTGAAGGAGTTCTTTTATACAGGAAAGCTGCTAGGTCAGGTGAATGCTACTTCTCTTTCCATTATCCCTAAAACCTCCTCTCCTAGTAGTTTAAATGATTATAGACCGATAGCTTGCTGTAATGTCCT CCAGTGTGCTTTTATCCCAGGAAGAAGGATAATTGATAATGTCCTTTTGGCTCATGAGCTTGTGCATGACTACCATAATGATAGGGGTGTAGCAAGTTGTGCCATGAAAGTAGATCTAAGGAAAGCTTATGATACAATTGAGTGGGATTTTCTAGAGGAGATGTTGCTGGGACTCCATTTTCTTAGGAGGTTTATTGACTAG
- the LOC126678260 gene encoding uncharacterized protein LOC126678260: MICVRTPKYSVSINGSLYGYFKGGRGLRQGDPLSPTLFVIVMDYLSRHLSEIGSRVLFKHHRGCKTVKLNHLSFAGDLLLFCHGDLDSAKCLKDGLNHFQEVSGLSVNKDKSSIFFCNVPDDQKRNILDYMEFGEGYLPVKYLGMALISRRLTKEDCQVVILKITSRITSWNMKYLSYTGSSSGRKYGGIAWETVCQKKKSGGLGIKKVDLWNTAAVMKQVWIMLTNKCSLWPHWVIQNKLKKLSYLGITKPYKASWSWRNLVKLRSLAKDLFEYIVGNGRDTYFWFDPWVHGKSVLDTFPGISTKDADIPKDARTSDLIKNGNRILPDAADEVTLHVCEFIRNIFATNRQGNDKVMVLKKEFFTIKAAWNFLFLDSQMVSWSSLLWKGPSIPRYSSITWIAIQKGLNTRDKLFRWGSVNSPCCVLCNNEVETVSHLFFSSNFSDVVWRGVLRGCGILRSPLRWSREISWFARKFKGRSVSNRLCRLAFCAAVYFIWMERNNAIFKGCRPKDSDVIKKVRFAVCYCLNCPSDRSDLEVMQERVHLSSLGVISSWEYENSLVSYILVRLSVWWYDIIMRLLEDKQKRLPDIGMGQGRTTKQKERISAKIQRGFGGFSLFVILVFLFCLGLLLSLCPPASCGDFFFNGAPMMI, encoded by the exons ATGATCTGTGTAAGAACCCCTAAATACTCAGTCTCCATCAATGGATCTTTGTATGGTTATTTTAAGGGTGGCAGGGGTTTGAGACAGGGAGATCCCCTCTCCCCCACCTTGTTTGTGATAGTCATGGATTACTTGTCAAGGCACTTATCTGAGATAGGAAGCAGGGTCCTTTTCAAGCATCATAGAGGGTGTAAGACTGTCAAACTTAACCATCTTAGCTTTGCTGGTGATCTTTTACTCTTCTGCCATGGAGATCTGGATTCAGCTAAGTGTCTGAAGGATGGTTTGAACCATTTTCAGGAGGTGTCTGGCCTCTCTGTCAACAAAGACAAAAGCTCCATATTCTTTTGCAATGTCCCTGATGATCAAAAAAGGAACATTCTAGATTATATGGAGTTTGGAGAAGGTTATCTTCCAGTAAAGTACCTAGGAATGGCTCTGATTTCCAGAAGGCTTACTAAAGAAGATTGTCAAGTAGTCATTCTTAAAATCACCAGCCGTATAACTTCCTGGAATATGAAATACTTGTCTTATACAG GTAGCTCTTCTGGCAGGAAGTATGGAGGTATTGCTTGGGAAACAGTGTGCCAGAAAAAGAAGAGTGGTGGTTTAGGGATCAAGAAGGTTGACCTTTGGAATACTGCAGCAGTTATGAAGCAGGTCTGGATAATGCTCACTAATAAGTGCTCTCTCTGGCCTCACTGGGTTATCCAAAATAAGCTTAAAAAACTTAGCTATTTGGGCATCACAAAGCCTTATAAAGCTTCTTGGAGCTGGAGAAACTTAGTCAAGTTGAGAAGTCTAGCTAAGGATCTCTTTGAGTACATAGTAGGGAATGGAAGGGACACCTATTTCTGGTTTGATCCTTGGGTTCATGGGAAATCTGTTCTGGACACTTTTCCTGGTATCAGTACGAAGGATGCAGATATTCCCAAAGATGCTAGAACTTCTGACCTCATCAAGAATGGGAACAGGATATTACCTGATGCAGCAGATGAGGTGACTTTACATGTCTGTGAGTTTATCAGAAACATTTTTGCAACAAACAGACAGGGGAATGACAAGGTAATGGTTCTCAAGAAAGAGTTCTTTACTATTAAAGCAGCCTGGAATTTCCTCTTTCTAGATTCTCAAATGGTTTCTTGGTCCTCCTTATTATGGAAGGGACCTAGTATCCCTCGTTATAGTTCCATCACTTGGATTGCTATTCAGAAAGGTCTGAACACAAGGGATAAGCTTTTCAGGTGGGGGTCTGTTAACAGTCCTTGCTGTGTCTTATGCAACAATGAAGTTGAAACTGTTTCTCATTTGTTTTTCTCCTCCAACTTCTCTGATGTTGTCTGGAGAGGAGTTCTTAGAGGTTGTGGCATTCTCAGAAGTCCATTAAGATGGAGTAGAGAGATTAGCTGGTTTGCCAGGAAATTTAAAGGGAGAAGTGTGAGTAATAGGCTGTGCAGATTGGCCTTTTGTGCAGCAGTGTACTTCATCTGGATGGAGAGGAATAATGCTATCTTCAAAGGATGCAGGCCGAAGGACAGTGATGTTATTAAGAAAGTTAGATTTGCTGTTTGCT ATTGTTTAAACTGCCCTAGTGATCGGAGTGATTTAGAAGTTATGCAGGAGCGAGTACATTTGAGTAGTCTCGGTGTTATTAGTTCAT GGGAGTATGAAAATTCTTTAGTTTCGTATATTCTGGTAAGGTTATCTGTTTGGTGGTATGACATTATTATGcgtttgcttgaggacaagcaaaag AGGTTGCCGGACATTGGAATGGGTCAAGGCAGAACCACGAAGCAAAAAGAGCGGATTTCAGCTAAAATACAAA GGGGATTCGGAGGATTCTCCCTCTTCGTCATCTTGGTGTTTCTTTTTTGTTTGGGACTTTTGTTGTCTCTCTGTCCGCCTGCTTCGTGCGGAGATTTCTTCTTCAACGGTGCTCCCATgatgatttaa